A single window of Tautonia marina DNA harbors:
- a CDS encoding ECF-type sigma factor: MQSEGSITVYLQRLREGDRDAARVLWDRYFRRLVGLARDRLRGFPDGHDAAEDVALSAFDSVYRRAELGQYERLDDRGNLWSLLFVVTVRKAIDHARREVRRPDHVGRISGLADLDENAVAGVLGSEPTPELAAQVADECRRLLDLLRDSSLRSVALLKMEGYTNREIAGKLGVVEETIERKLKRIRKAWAAEVQP; the protein is encoded by the coding sequence ATGCAATCGGAGGGGTCCATCACCGTCTATCTCCAGAGGCTCAGGGAGGGGGATCGCGATGCGGCCCGCGTCCTCTGGGATCGTTATTTTCGTCGCCTGGTCGGATTGGCTCGCGACCGGCTCAGGGGATTTCCGGATGGGCACGACGCCGCGGAAGATGTCGCGCTGAGTGCCTTCGACAGCGTGTATCGGCGCGCAGAGCTTGGGCAATACGAACGGCTCGACGACCGAGGGAACCTCTGGTCGTTGCTGTTCGTCGTCACCGTTCGCAAGGCGATTGACCATGCGCGTCGGGAGGTCCGACGGCCCGATCACGTGGGTCGGATCTCAGGGCTGGCCGATCTCGATGAAAACGCCGTGGCCGGCGTGCTCGGGTCGGAGCCGACCCCGGAACTGGCCGCTCAGGTCGCCGACGAGTGCCGAAGGCTGCTCGACCTGTTGCGAGACAGTTCCTTGCGATCGGTCGCGTTGTTGAAGATGGAGGGCTACACGAACCGGGAGATCGCAGGCAAGCTCGGAGTGGTCGAGGAAACGATCGAACGGAAGTTGAAACGCATCCGGAAAGCCTGGGCCGCGGAGGTACAGCCGTGA
- a CDS encoding penicillin acylase family protein, with product MVFLLAAVSNISRGAEEQLLTQGLDQPVEILRDSWGIAHIYARTEHDLFFAQGFNAARDRLFQLELWRRQATGTMAELRGPEALQGDVGARLLKFRGEMTKELAHYHPRGAGIITAFVEGINAYIDLTIREPERLPLPFLILGITPGHWTPEVVVSRHNGLFRNATQEVQFAQLVHLLGSDRTRALLNLHPGQPDLIPDKAVDTALISRDILERYAASRAGVQFAPKDVTPEFRRDDLPDEEELSATSSFLPELENDPGLLGSNNWAIAGNRTLSGRPLLANDPHRSMQIPSLRYWVHLVGPGWDVIGGGEPALPGVSIGHNRRGAWGLTIFPIDQEDLYVYETNPNNPLQYRYGDGWESMRVVPEIFTVKGEGETTVDLKFTRHGPVLYEDPEHHRAYALRAAWLEVGTAPYLASLRMNQAATWEEFREACRYSFTPSENMIWADVDGHIGWQAVGLAPIRRGWDGLLPVPGDGRYEWEGYLPAEELPHRIDPPEGWLGSANQDNLPPGYPHAIGFVWADPFRFARVAEVLNSGRLLALGDMVQLQQDELSIPARLLIPLLRGLEPKDDRTRQGLDRLTSWDFVLDRDSIAAAIYVTWEKHLKDAVGQRFMHEEARSVLPPRSISTQKVIQWLTSPDGRLGPDPVAERDALLIDALQQAQVELTQRLGEDMSHWNYGQSQLKHIHLFHALSEAVDDATRARLDPEPRPRGGNGSTVNNTSDADNQASGASFRLIAVVGDWDRSLGTNAPGQSGDPSSPHYDDLLGPWSQGRTFPVISSRSGVEKVTETILHLLPVTGDTQTDQAQPPDGTR from the coding sequence GTGGTGTTTCTCCTCGCCGCCGTCTCCAACATCTCCCGAGGGGCCGAGGAACAACTCCTCACTCAAGGACTTGATCAGCCGGTGGAAATCCTCCGGGACTCGTGGGGAATCGCTCACATTTACGCTCGGACGGAACACGACCTGTTCTTCGCTCAGGGCTTCAATGCGGCACGAGATCGGCTGTTTCAGCTCGAACTATGGAGACGCCAGGCGACTGGAACAATGGCCGAGCTTCGAGGGCCGGAAGCGCTCCAGGGAGACGTCGGGGCACGTCTCCTGAAATTCCGAGGTGAGATGACCAAGGAACTGGCGCATTATCATCCGCGCGGGGCGGGGATTATCACGGCCTTTGTCGAGGGGATCAACGCTTACATCGATCTCACCATTCGAGAACCGGAGCGCCTCCCGCTCCCCTTCCTGATCCTGGGAATCACTCCCGGACACTGGACGCCCGAGGTGGTCGTCTCCCGGCACAACGGTCTGTTCCGGAATGCGACCCAGGAAGTGCAATTCGCCCAACTTGTTCACCTCCTCGGCTCAGATCGGACCCGAGCGTTGTTGAACCTTCATCCAGGACAGCCGGACTTGATTCCGGACAAGGCCGTCGACACGGCCTTGATCTCCCGAGACATCCTGGAACGCTATGCTGCCTCGCGAGCCGGGGTGCAGTTTGCACCCAAGGATGTGACACCGGAATTCCGGCGGGACGATCTGCCTGACGAGGAGGAACTGTCGGCAACATCCTCATTCCTTCCAGAACTTGAGAATGACCCCGGCCTGCTCGGCAGTAACAACTGGGCGATTGCCGGAAATCGCACCCTCTCCGGGCGGCCCTTGCTGGCGAACGATCCACACCGCTCCATGCAAATTCCCTCGCTCCGCTACTGGGTGCATCTGGTTGGGCCGGGATGGGATGTGATCGGTGGTGGAGAGCCGGCTTTGCCAGGGGTTTCCATCGGCCACAACCGGCGAGGAGCCTGGGGACTGACGATCTTCCCGATTGACCAGGAAGATCTCTATGTCTACGAGACGAACCCAAACAACCCGCTCCAGTACCGTTATGGCGACGGTTGGGAGTCGATGCGCGTGGTGCCAGAAATCTTCACCGTCAAGGGCGAGGGTGAAACGACCGTTGATCTGAAATTCACCCGTCATGGTCCGGTCCTGTACGAAGACCCGGAGCATCACCGGGCGTACGCTTTGCGGGCCGCCTGGCTTGAGGTCGGCACGGCCCCGTACCTGGCCAGTTTGCGAATGAACCAGGCCGCGACCTGGGAGGAATTCCGCGAGGCCTGCCGGTACTCATTCACCCCTTCGGAGAACATGATCTGGGCCGACGTGGATGGTCATATTGGCTGGCAGGCGGTCGGGCTGGCACCGATTCGACGCGGCTGGGATGGCCTGCTCCCTGTGCCGGGTGACGGCCGTTATGAGTGGGAGGGATACCTGCCCGCCGAGGAACTTCCGCATCGGATCGACCCACCCGAGGGCTGGCTCGGGTCGGCCAATCAGGACAACCTGCCACCGGGATACCCTCACGCAATCGGCTTCGTCTGGGCCGACCCGTTTCGATTCGCCAGAGTGGCGGAGGTCCTGAACTCGGGCCGCCTCCTGGCGCTGGGAGACATGGTTCAGTTGCAGCAGGACGAACTGTCAATCCCCGCTCGCCTCCTCATCCCGCTGCTTCGGGGGCTTGAACCAAAGGACGATCGGACTCGGCAAGGGCTCGATCGGCTCACATCCTGGGACTTCGTGCTCGACCGCGACTCGATCGCGGCGGCAATCTATGTGACCTGGGAGAAACACCTGAAGGATGCCGTAGGCCAAAGGTTTATGCATGAAGAGGCCCGATCGGTGCTTCCTCCGCGATCAATCTCCACGCAAAAGGTCATCCAGTGGCTCACATCCCCTGATGGGAGGCTCGGCCCTGACCCGGTTGCCGAACGCGACGCCTTGCTGATCGACGCCCTTCAGCAGGCCCAGGTTGAGCTGACGCAACGGTTGGGGGAGGACATGAGTCATTGGAATTATGGTCAATCCCAGCTCAAACACATTCACTTATTCCACGCACTGAGCGAAGCAGTGGATGATGCGACCCGGGCGCGACTCGATCCGGAGCCTCGTCCCAGAGGAGGCAACGGGAGCACGGTCAATAACACTTCCGATGCCGACAACCAGGCGTCAGGTGCCTCGTTTCGCTTGATCGCCGTCGTCGGTGACTGGGATCGATCGCTGGGAACAAATGCTCCCGGGCAGTCGGGTGACCCGAGCAGCCCCCACTACGATGATCTCCTGGGTCCGTGGTCGCAGGGACGCACATTTCCGGTGATTTCATCTCGATCTGGCGTGGAGAAAGTGACGGAGACGATCTTGCATCTCCTTCCAGTCACAGGCGACACGCAGACGGATCAGGCTCAACCGCCGGACGGAACCAGGTGA
- a CDS encoding serine/threonine-protein kinase, producing the protein MSEEWTGIDGRSPLGDDLIDERCDRFEAAWMRGDRPRIEDYLTDVPESDRSGLIRELLAVELAYRRRFGESPTSEDYLSRFLDGDSDTLLDLFRNQNGSDLAPDVEDWVSASEPRYANLRWHHRGGLGVVYRAHDRELDRDVALKQIRDHFADRDASRKRFEREARITGMLQHPGIVPVYSLGRDELGRPFYAMRFIEGKSLKEALADEYATAGGNDDPSARLLRLRELLGRFLAACDAIAYAHSRGVIHRDLKPANIMLGPFGETLVVDWGLAKLMNATEDLTAEDATSEMPPIDHAFDETETGEILGTPAYMSPEQASGQPDQIEPATDIYGLGATLYSLLTGRVPVEAASPRDAIEQIGKGAIAGPHSVDPTVPKALDAICRKAMALKVEDRYPSADALAEDLKRWLAGAPVSAYREPIGLRARRWVRRHRTIVTTAAGIALVVVVMGAGVGLWQARQAATQRMRLDRSLLGIRVLFDRARAFPTEMTGWQTALAVARRARSDVSDLPDSDRVRQIRNLADRIESDALEAERVQHLLNTLADVRLAREAEGLSETNDLYARALQRFGADIDTMPWEDIANRLKNHPPEILLEISSFLDDWTTICLRLDSAPDRQERLLKLTRVIDPDPDRNRIRDALKVTPKEDRLTVLRLLADNVGGEDLPVPSALLLAEALVGVDAHDEAAALLRRTVERNPSDLWANFDLAQNLQHHHPRRWDEAIRYYSVARALRPDSAHNLADLLADRGQAAEAIALFQDLIRLRPEEPRHLGCLGRVFKREGRTKESDETLDRAISAYRNALQESPNDANLHNNLGLALHDAGNPNEALAEFHAAMSLNPRHSAASYNLGRALGALGRHAEAIEALHRSLAIDPDNAKAWNHLGMAFEELGRSEAAVNAYRNALKLHPDLMPAHVNLGNAFKTLRRYEEALKSYQTAITIEPNNALIHFNLGNTLFAMKRFEEARKTYEIALSIDPELTHSLIGLGRSLSQLGRIEEALAIYRRALEITPDLAEAHWNMGILLRDQNRFADALGFLETGHRLGSVKPGWRIDSARWVEECRRFLQLDEDLPAILGGDREPNGSWLDVARLCSRKGLHGASARSYRNAFAQTPSLAEDVLLNHRYNASCSALLAASGQGADDPPPNEKDQAELRQWAIDWLRADLAAWSGGLKDNPDAYRSRLRSMLTHWKSDSDLASIRGEEALVSLSPDIQTACRELWEEVDSLLRIATAD; encoded by the coding sequence GTGAGCGAGGAATGGACCGGGATCGACGGGAGATCTCCCCTGGGGGACGACCTGATCGACGAGCGTTGCGACCGCTTCGAGGCCGCCTGGATGCGGGGTGATCGACCCAGGATCGAAGACTATCTGACCGACGTTCCCGAGTCGGATCGATCGGGCCTGATCCGTGAGTTGCTGGCCGTCGAACTGGCCTATCGACGTCGATTCGGGGAATCCCCCACCTCGGAAGACTACCTGAGCCGCTTTCTCGACGGGGACAGTGATACCCTGCTCGACCTGTTTCGAAACCAAAACGGCTCTGACCTGGCACCGGACGTCGAAGACTGGGTCTCTGCGTCGGAGCCTCGTTACGCGAACCTCCGTTGGCATCATCGCGGCGGCCTGGGCGTGGTGTATCGCGCGCACGACCGCGAGCTGGACCGAGACGTCGCGCTGAAGCAAATCCGCGATCATTTCGCCGACCGGGACGCAAGCCGCAAGCGGTTCGAGCGAGAGGCACGGATCACCGGGATGTTGCAGCATCCTGGAATCGTTCCGGTCTACAGTCTCGGCCGAGACGAGCTGGGGCGCCCCTTCTACGCCATGCGCTTCATCGAGGGCAAAAGCCTGAAAGAGGCCCTGGCCGACGAGTACGCCACGGCCGGAGGCAACGACGATCCTTCCGCTCGCCTGCTTCGTCTCCGAGAACTGCTCGGCCGATTTCTTGCGGCCTGCGATGCGATTGCCTACGCTCACAGCCGAGGCGTGATTCATCGGGATCTTAAACCCGCAAATATCATGCTGGGTCCGTTCGGAGAGACGCTCGTCGTCGATTGGGGCCTGGCGAAGCTGATGAACGCCACCGAGGATCTGACGGCCGAGGACGCCACGTCGGAGATGCCCCCGATCGATCATGCGTTCGACGAAACCGAAACCGGGGAGATTCTCGGGACTCCCGCTTACATGAGCCCCGAGCAGGCGTCTGGGCAACCGGATCAGATTGAGCCCGCGACCGACATCTACGGCCTGGGGGCGACCCTCTACAGTCTCCTCACGGGGCGTGTGCCGGTCGAGGCTGCGTCTCCGCGAGACGCCATCGAGCAGATTGGGAAGGGAGCAATCGCCGGTCCTCACTCGGTGGACCCGACCGTCCCGAAGGCTCTCGACGCGATCTGCCGCAAGGCGATGGCCTTGAAGGTCGAGGACCGTTACCCCTCAGCCGATGCACTGGCGGAGGATCTGAAACGATGGCTGGCCGGAGCGCCCGTGTCTGCCTATCGGGAACCGATCGGGCTTCGGGCTCGTCGATGGGTGCGACGGCATCGAACGATCGTGACCACCGCCGCCGGAATCGCGCTGGTCGTGGTGGTGATGGGAGCCGGAGTCGGCCTCTGGCAGGCTCGGCAAGCGGCCACGCAACGGATGAGGCTAGATCGATCCTTGCTGGGAATTCGGGTCCTGTTTGATCGGGCCCGAGCCTTCCCGACCGAGATGACCGGCTGGCAGACGGCGCTGGCCGTCGCGCGGCGCGCACGGAGCGATGTGAGTGACTTGCCCGACTCGGATCGTGTCCGTCAAATCCGCAACCTTGCTGACCGGATCGAGTCGGACGCCCTTGAAGCAGAGCGGGTTCAACACCTTCTCAACACGCTGGCCGACGTCCGACTCGCTCGAGAAGCCGAAGGGCTTTCCGAAACCAACGACCTCTATGCCAGGGCACTTCAGCGGTTCGGGGCGGACATCGACACGATGCCGTGGGAGGACATTGCCAACCGGTTGAAGAACCATCCCCCCGAGATCCTTCTTGAGATTTCGAGCTTCCTCGACGACTGGACCACCATCTGTCTTCGGCTCGACTCGGCTCCCGATCGGCAAGAGCGGTTGCTGAAGCTGACACGAGTGATCGACCCGGACCCCGATCGAAATCGGATCCGCGATGCGTTGAAGGTAACACCCAAGGAGGATCGGCTGACCGTCCTGCGACTTCTGGCCGACAACGTGGGAGGGGAAGACTTGCCAGTGCCGAGTGCATTGTTGCTGGCCGAAGCATTGGTCGGGGTCGATGCGCATGACGAGGCCGCGGCCCTGTTGCGAAGAACTGTCGAACGAAATCCATCAGACCTGTGGGCAAATTTCGATCTGGCACAGAACCTTCAACATCATCATCCGAGGCGCTGGGACGAGGCGATTCGTTACTATTCAGTCGCCCGAGCGTTACGGCCGGACTCGGCACACAACCTGGCGGACCTGCTCGCGGATCGGGGGCAAGCGGCCGAGGCAATTGCGCTGTTCCAGGACCTGATCCGACTTCGCCCCGAGGAGCCCAGGCACCTGGGCTGCCTCGGAAGGGTGTTCAAGCGGGAGGGCAGGACCAAGGAGTCTGATGAAACCCTCGATCGGGCGATCTCAGCCTATCGGAATGCTCTTCAGGAATCTCCGAACGACGCAAACCTTCACAACAACCTCGGGCTTGCCCTGCACGACGCTGGGAATCCGAACGAAGCCCTCGCCGAGTTTCACGCCGCAATGTCGCTGAACCCGAGGCACTCCGCGGCCTCGTACAACCTCGGTCGAGCGCTGGGGGCATTGGGCCGGCACGCGGAGGCAATCGAGGCCCTTCATCGGTCATTGGCAATCGATCCGGACAACGCAAAAGCGTGGAACCACCTTGGCATGGCGTTCGAGGAACTCGGGCGTTCCGAAGCGGCGGTCAACGCGTATCGGAACGCCCTGAAGCTCCATCCTGACCTGATGCCCGCGCATGTCAATTTGGGAAATGCATTCAAGACGTTGAGAAGGTATGAGGAGGCGCTGAAATCGTATCAAACCGCAATCACAATTGAACCGAATAACGCCTTGATCCACTTCAATCTGGGCAATACGCTGTTTGCCATGAAACGTTTTGAGGAGGCGAGAAAGACCTACGAAATCGCGTTGTCGATCGATCCCGAGTTGACCCACTCACTGATCGGCCTCGGCCGAAGTCTGTCTCAACTCGGACGAATCGAGGAGGCGCTTGCCATCTATCGGCGGGCCCTGGAAATCACCCCCGATCTGGCCGAAGCCCACTGGAACATGGGTATTCTTCTTCGCGATCAGAATCGATTTGCAGACGCTCTCGGTTTCCTGGAGACCGGCCATCGTCTGGGTTCGGTCAAGCCGGGATGGCGGATTGATTCGGCTCGGTGGGTCGAGGAATGTCGGCGGTTTCTTCAGCTTGACGAGGACCTGCCCGCCATCCTTGGCGGCGATCGCGAGCCGAACGGTTCCTGGCTCGACGTTGCCAGGCTGTGTTCGCGGAAGGGCCTGCATGGCGCCTCGGCCCGGAGTTATCGCAACGCCTTCGCCCAGACGCCAAGCCTAGCCGAGGATGTGTTGCTGAATCACCGTTATAACGCATCGTGCAGTGCTCTGCTGGCTGCGAGCGGTCAGGGGGCCGATGACCCTCCTCCCAACGAGAAAGATCAAGCGGAGCTTCGTCAATGGGCAATCGATTGGTTACGGGCCGATCTTGCGGCATGGTCGGGCGGGCTCAAAGACAATCCCGATGCGTACCGGAGTCGCCTCCGGTCCATGCTCACCCACTGGAAATCAGACTCGGATCTTGCCTCAATTCGAGGCGAGGAGGCACTGGTCTCTCTCTCTCCCGACATTCAGACGGCGTGTCGGGAACTCTGGGAAGAAGTCGATTCCCTGCTCCGCATTGCAACAGCGGATTGA
- a CDS encoding PIG-L deacetylase family protein: MTDHPPRILLIGAHPDDADLKAGGTAAKWADLGFVVRMVSMTDGRAGHHEMTGSELIQRRKAEAQAAAAVIGASYVVLDYPDGELDDRVEIRHQVIRMIREFRPDLIITHRTTDYHPDHRFTGLLVQDASYLLTVPAICPDVPHLPRSPVILSFSDAFTRPCRFEPQVVVNIEEEFDRLVAMLHCHQSQFYEWLPFNAGHPEEVPQGDSLRKAWLADRFQERITPLADRYRDLVVQIYGEDEGFRIRYIEAFEVSEFGAPLDSEARATLFPFLPRSSEVVGPVERRRWVDLPEGS; this comes from the coding sequence ATGACCGATCATCCCCCTCGGATTCTCCTCATTGGTGCCCATCCCGATGACGCCGACCTCAAAGCCGGTGGCACAGCGGCCAAATGGGCTGATCTGGGATTCGTGGTCCGCATGGTCAGTATGACAGACGGCCGGGCGGGTCATCATGAGATGACAGGGTCGGAACTCATCCAGCGCCGAAAGGCAGAAGCTCAGGCGGCGGCCGCGGTCATCGGGGCCTCGTATGTCGTGCTTGATTACCCCGACGGAGAACTTGATGACCGCGTGGAGATTCGACATCAGGTGATCCGGATGATCAGGGAATTCCGGCCCGACCTGATCATCACGCATCGCACTACCGACTATCATCCCGACCATCGCTTTACCGGCTTGCTCGTCCAAGATGCATCCTACCTGCTCACCGTGCCCGCGATCTGTCCAGACGTGCCACATCTGCCCCGATCACCCGTCATTCTCTCGTTCTCGGATGCCTTCACACGCCCGTGCCGATTCGAGCCGCAAGTAGTTGTGAACATCGAAGAGGAATTTGATCGACTGGTAGCCATGTTGCACTGCCATCAATCGCAGTTTTACGAATGGCTTCCGTTCAACGCTGGTCACCCCGAGGAAGTTCCGCAAGGCGATTCGCTTCGGAAAGCATGGCTGGCTGATCGCTTTCAAGAGCGAATCACACCGCTTGCGGACCGGTATCGTGATCTGGTCGTCCAGATCTATGGTGAGGATGAGGGATTCCGAATTCGGTACATCGAGGCGTTCGAAGTATCGGAATTCGGCGCTCCCCTTGATTCTGAGGCACGAGCAACACTGTTTCCCTTTCTACCCCGAAGTTCTGAAGTGGTCGGCCCCGTGGAACGGAGACGATGGGTCGATCTCCCGGAAGGATCTTGA
- a CDS encoding glycerophosphodiester phosphodiesterase gives MTNLLIGLVPLIVGLVPTDDETGRSPFPVGHRGLLSHAPENTLAGFRACIDLQIGFELDVRRAGDGTLVCLHDETVDRTTDGHGSIHQRTLEQIELLDAGSWFDSVFSGEPVPTLEDVLTLLKDGRGDRILVAIDLKVDDASLADDVVGMARRLGVLDRLVMIGLAIGNSDLRRRLREADPETHVAHLAESPEQFEAAMSDPHADWIYVRTIPSPGEVERAHAIGKQVFIAGPKVAGVEPINWREAAQSGVDAVLTDHPLEFRRTFRGDKRSRDSAQTRSHQEGAP, from the coding sequence ATGACGAACTTACTAATCGGTCTGGTTCCCTTGATCGTTGGGCTGGTTCCGACTGACGATGAAACAGGAAGATCGCCTTTCCCAGTTGGTCACCGTGGCCTGTTGTCCCATGCTCCAGAAAACACCCTGGCAGGATTCAGGGCATGTATTGACTTGCAGATTGGATTTGAACTCGACGTAAGGCGCGCCGGCGACGGCACCCTGGTCTGTCTTCACGACGAGACGGTCGATCGGACGACCGATGGACACGGGTCAATTCACCAACGCACACTCGAACAGATCGAATTGCTTGATGCAGGTTCTTGGTTCGATTCCGTCTTCTCTGGCGAGCCAGTTCCAACGCTCGAAGATGTGCTCACGCTTCTCAAAGACGGTCGAGGGGACCGCATCCTGGTTGCAATCGACCTCAAAGTCGACGACGCGTCTCTGGCTGACGACGTGGTCGGAATGGCCAGGAGGCTCGGGGTCCTTGATCGTCTTGTGATGATCGGACTCGCAATCGGGAATTCCGACCTGCGTCGTCGGCTCCGGGAAGCTGATCCGGAGACTCATGTGGCCCATCTTGCCGAATCGCCGGAGCAATTCGAAGCCGCGATGTCGGACCCTCATGCGGACTGGATCTACGTCCGTACTATTCCCTCGCCCGGCGAAGTGGAGCGTGCCCATGCGATCGGCAAACAGGTGTTCATCGCCGGACCGAAGGTCGCCGGTGTCGAACCGATCAACTGGCGGGAAGCGGCTCAATCAGGAGTGGACGCGGTGTTGACCGACCATCCGCTTGAGTTTCGGAGAACCTTCCGTGGGGATAAACGATCGAGAGATTCGGCACAGACTCGTTCACATCAGGAAGGAGCCCCTTGA
- a CDS encoding SGNH/GDSL hydrolase family protein — MNHRIGCALVALAGLLFSGQFVVASDRIDPGQATVRPDDPTRWYDVRLLGLEGQGWTDTKAPFDRLPARAEGVVRDPVWSLSRHSAGLCVRFVTDAPTIRAHWTLISDRLDMPHMPATGVSGLDLYARVDDQWYWVGVGFPNAVTNTVTLASGLPPEAREYLLYLPLYNGVESVEIGLPEGTSLAKAPARPEGQEQPIVVYGTSITQGGCASRPGMVHTAILGRRFNRPVINLGFSGNGRMEAELAELLAEIDPAVYVIDCLPNMNAEEVEARVEPFVRILRAARPETPIVLAEDRTYTNARLIAAQRERNQTSRAALRAAFDRLVASGVKGLTYLPGDPQLGDDGEATVDGSHPTDLGFLRMANAFEPALRPLLTAPEHSDARENPATGAIKVPDSLQDAFRPPTAFEGDEETHSSPLIFSDGRRVRSVSDWRERRQEILETWHGIMGAWPPLIEAPTTETLGTELLDGFEQRTVRIEVAPEDRTLDGYLLVPEGEGPFPAMLVVFYEPGTAIGEGNPVLDFARQLAKRGFVALSLGIDPSAVTPEAGRLGVQPLSYLAFMAANTSNAMVRMPEIDPKRIGVMGHSYGGKWALFASCLHEPFACGVWSDPGIVFDESRPNVNYWEPWYLGWEPDRTRPRGVISPESPRTGSYKQLIEEGRDLHELHALMAPRPFLVSGGSEDPPERWRALNHSIAVNRILGSEHRVAMTNRPGHRPTEESNEQIFQFLDYVLKP, encoded by the coding sequence ATGAACCACCGCATTGGTTGTGCCCTGGTTGCGCTGGCCGGGCTCCTGTTTTCGGGGCAGTTCGTGGTTGCCTCGGATCGTATCGACCCCGGTCAAGCGACCGTTCGACCGGATGATCCCACGCGCTGGTACGATGTCCGGCTGCTGGGCCTTGAGGGACAGGGCTGGACGGATACGAAGGCACCCTTCGACCGACTCCCGGCCCGAGCAGAGGGAGTCGTCCGCGATCCGGTCTGGAGCCTGAGCCGCCATTCGGCCGGACTCTGTGTTCGGTTCGTGACCGACGCCCCGACGATCCGGGCCCACTGGACCCTGATCTCCGATCGACTGGACATGCCTCATATGCCTGCCACGGGGGTCAGTGGACTCGACCTCTATGCCAGGGTCGACGACCAGTGGTATTGGGTCGGCGTCGGTTTTCCCAATGCGGTGACCAACACCGTGACGTTGGCGTCGGGACTTCCACCAGAGGCTCGCGAGTACTTGCTCTATCTGCCGCTCTACAACGGCGTGGAGTCGGTCGAGATCGGGCTTCCCGAAGGAACGTCCCTTGCCAAGGCACCCGCAAGGCCCGAGGGGCAGGAACAACCCATTGTCGTCTACGGAACCTCGATCACTCAGGGGGGCTGTGCCTCTCGACCGGGGATGGTGCACACGGCGATTCTCGGCCGCCGGTTCAACCGTCCGGTGATCAACCTGGGATTCTCGGGCAACGGGAGGATGGAAGCGGAACTGGCCGAACTGCTCGCAGAAATCGATCCAGCTGTTTACGTGATCGATTGTTTGCCAAACATGAATGCTGAGGAGGTCGAGGCCCGCGTTGAGCCGTTTGTTCGGATTCTTCGAGCTGCGAGACCCGAGACACCCATTGTGCTGGCCGAGGATCGCACCTATACCAACGCTCGCCTGATCGCGGCTCAACGAGAGCGAAACCAAACCTCTCGCGCGGCCCTGCGAGCGGCGTTTGATCGCCTGGTTGCCTCAGGGGTCAAGGGGCTGACCTACTTGCCCGGTGACCCCCAGCTTGGGGACGACGGTGAAGCGACGGTCGACGGCTCCCATCCGACCGATCTGGGCTTTCTCCGCATGGCCAACGCTTTCGAGCCAGCCCTTCGACCGCTCCTGACGGCTCCCGAGCACTCCGATGCTCGCGAGAACCCTGCAACGGGAGCCATCAAGGTTCCCGACTCGCTCCAGGACGCCTTCCGACCCCCGACCGCATTCGAAGGGGACGAAGAGACGCATTCCTCACCGCTGATTTTTTCTGACGGTCGTCGTGTGCGGAGTGTCTCGGACTGGCGGGAACGGCGACAGGAGATTCTCGAGACCTGGCACGGCATCATGGGGGCCTGGCCTCCTTTGATCGAGGCACCGACAACCGAAACCCTGGGGACGGAACTGCTGGATGGCTTCGAGCAACGCACGGTGCGAATCGAGGTCGCCCCCGAGGATCGGACACTGGACGGCTATCTGCTTGTTCCTGAAGGTGAGGGGCCCTTTCCAGCCATGCTGGTGGTGTTTTATGAGCCGGGAACAGCGATCGGTGAGGGAAATCCTGTACTCGACTTTGCGCGCCAGCTCGCGAAACGTGGTTTCGTCGCCCTGTCGCTCGGGATCGACCCGAGCGCGGTGACTCCGGAAGCCGGGCGGCTCGGAGTTCAGCCGCTCTCTTACCTTGCATTCATGGCGGCCAATACTTCAAACGCGATGGTAAGGATGCCGGAAATCGACCCGAAGCGGATTGGAGTGATGGGGCACTCGTACGGCGGCAAGTGGGCCTTGTTCGCCTCTTGCCTGCACGAGCCGTTTGCCTGCGGTGTCTGGTCGGACCCTGGGATCGTTTTCGACGAGTCGCGCCCGAATGTCAATTACTGGGAACCCTGGTACCTGGGCTGGGAACCTGATCGCACTCGCCCCAGGGGGGTGATCTCACCAGAGAGTCCTCGAACGGGATCATACAAGCAACTCATCGAGGAAGGCCGCGACCTGCATGAACTTCATGCGTTGATGGCCCCTCGACCGTTTCTTGTCTCCGGGGGATCGGAAGATCCTCCCGAACGCTGGCGAGCCTTGAATCACTCGATCGCGGTGAACAGGATACTCGGTTCCGAACACCGAGTGGCCATGACCAATCGGCCGGGACACCGTCCGACGGAAGAATCAAACGAACAGATCTTTCAATTTCTGGACTACGTTCTGAAGCCCTGA